Proteins encoded in a region of the Teredinibacter purpureus genome:
- the rpsJ gene encoding 30S ribosomal protein S10 — MQNQRIRIRLKAFDHKLIDASTLEIVETAKRTGAQVRGPIPLPTRKERFTILVSPHVNKDARDQYEIRTYKRLLDIVEPTEKTVDALMKLDLAAGVEVQISLG, encoded by the coding sequence ATGCAGAATCAACGTATTCGCATTCGCTTGAAGGCTTTTGATCACAAGTTGATTGATGCTTCAACGCTAGAGATTGTTGAAACGGCAAAGCGTACTGGTGCTCAGGTTCGTGGTCCTATCCCGCTGCCCACACGCAAAGAACGTTTTACTATTTTGGTTTCGCCGCACGTAAATAAAGATGCGCGAGATCAGTATGAGATTCGCACGTATAAAAGGTTGCTCGATATAGTAGAGCCAACTGAAAAGACTGTAGATGCTTTGATGAAGCTGGATTTAGCGGCTGGCGTTGAAGTGCAAATTAGTCTGGGCTAA